The region TCCTTCCCACGTCATCCATCCCAGCCAGTCCTTCCCACGTCATCCATCCCAGCCAGTCCTTCCCGCGCAGCCATTCCCTGCCAGTCCTTCCACGCAGCCATTCCCTGCCAGTCCTTCCCACGCAGCCATTCCCTGCCAGTCCTTCCCGCGCAGCCATTCCCTGCCACGCAGCCATTCCCTGCCACGCAGCCATTCCCTGCCAGTCCTTCCCGCGCAGCCATTCCCAGCCAGTCCTTCCCACGCAGCCATTCCCAGCCAGTCCTTCCCACGCAGCCATTCCCTGCCAGTCCTTCCCACGCAGCCATTAAAACGCGGGACGCCGGAGTCTTGAGCCGGGTGTTCGTGGATTTGGTATCGTCTTAAATATGCCTGTGAATGCATGTACCGCTAAAACccatacgacccacaggagcgtttcctaaattaaattagcgcccctaccggcggcaggagatatgccacaacAGATAATGTTGGCCTCTGTGCGTTGTGGCTAATAAAGGTAAGCCGTCAGTAAATAACGATAAAAGCAACGCGAGAACAACAGACTATGCAGTCAGAGcgattttgtgttgtttcgccgccCAGTAGTAACCAAgactgctattggcagcacggccgctagaggtcgctccactttaaaacgtaactataggtcgtaataaactGCTGGTAtacaaacgacctacggggtcgtttttttttggtggaggacagtctcaacaTCTTAGACGCAAAACTCTTAGAGACCGGATCTCCGTGTATTAACCCTCTCGGTCCGGGTGTCTCACTGAGCCAGCCTGACCCGGCCTGACCCGGTCTGACCCGGCCTGACCTGTGAGCTCTGGTTCTCGTCTAGACCGCATGTTCATTTGAGTCGCACTTCCCTTCCCTGTGCAGATGTGTGTTGCCTttccgccccgcccccccccccgcagattcAGTATAGGACCTCTGCTGGTGCACATCTGCTTTTATCTGTGCACGAGCTCTTGCGTTTTTCCTGTAGAAACAAAAAAAGTAGGCACGGGCAACTTTTCCGAACtcgaacctgtgtgtgtgtgtgtgtgtgcgtcgtgttgtgtgactgttgtgtttctgtgagtgtgtgtgtgtgtgtgtgtgtgtgtgtgtgtgtgtgtgtgtgtgtgtggtggtgtgagtgTGCAGCATATGTGCGTCACTGCTGTAAGTGTAGATTCAACTGtccttctgttttctttttcacCGATCTGATCAAATACCCTataccctgtgtgtgtgcgtgtgagtgagagagggggggagaggggggagagagagggggagagaggggggaggagagagagggggagagagagagagagtgagagagtgagagagagagtgagagagggggggagagtgagagggggggagagagagtgtgagagagggggggggagagagagagaggggggagagagaggggggagagagagtgagagagaggggggagagagtgtgagagagagtgagagagagggggagagagtgagaggggggggggggggggggaggtgagagggggggggagagagtgtgagaggagagagtgagagagagagggggagagagatgagagagagggggagagagtgagagagagggagaggagagagaggagagagagagggagagagaggtggagggggagagtgagagagtgaggggggggagagagagtgagagagagagagtgagagaggggggagagagagtgagaggagagggggggagagagagtgtgagagagagtgagagagagggggagagagagtgagagagaggggggagagagtgtgagagtgagagtgagagagagggggagagagagtgagagagagagggggggagagagagtgagagagaggggggagagagagtgagagagagagagtgagagggggggtgCTTGTGGTTAGTCCAATGACGATGAGATGCAGATAAAATCGCCACTTGGGGcgtcgggtagcgtggcggtctattccgttacctaccaacacggggtcggcggttcgaatccccgccatgttacctccggctcggtcgggcgtccctatatggtcacaatcggccgtgtctgcgggcgggaagccggatgtgggtatgtgtcctggtcgctgcactagcgcctcctctggttggtcggggcacctgttcggagggggggtgcttggggggaatagcgtgatcctcccacgcgctacgcccccctggcgaaactcctcactgtcaggtgaaaagaagcggctggcgactccacgtgtatcggaggaggaggcatgtggtaggtctgcagccctgcccgggtcggcagagggggcggagcaacggCCAGGACGGCCCGGAGGAGTGGGGtagctgccccccccaccccccccccccaaaaaaatcaccaCTAAATGTAACTATTTACCTCTCACGTCCATCTCTTccttctcatgccccccccccctcctccttgttTCCTGCCCTGCTTCTCAGTGCCGACGGGATGTACGAGGTGTCCTTCTACTCCAACGCCGTGGTGTCGCACGACGGCAGCATCTTCTGGCTGCCCCCGGCGATCTACAAGTCCGCCTGCAAGATCGAGGTCAAGCACTTCCCCTTCGACCAGCAGAACTGCACGCTGCGCTTCCGCTCGTGGACCTACGACCCGCACGGAGATCGACCTGGTGCTGCGCACCGACGTGGCCAGCATGGACGACTTCAACGCCCAGCGGGGAGTGGGACATAATCGCTCTGCCGGGCCGCCGCAACGAGAACCCGGCCGACCCCACCTACGTGGACATCACGTACGACTTCATCATCCGCAGGAAGCCCCTCTTTTACACCATCAACCTCATCATCCCCTGCGTGCTCATCACCTCCCTGGCCATACTGGTCTTCTACCTGCCGTCGGACTGCGGGAGAAGATGACCCTGTGCATCTCCGTGCTGCTGCCCTCACCGTCTTCCTGCTGCTCATCTCCCAAAATCGTCCCCCCCACGTCCTGGACGTCCCCCTGGTGGGGAATACCTGATGTTCACCATGGTCCTCGTCACCTTCTCCATCGTCACCAGCGTGTGCGTGCTCAACGTCCATCACCGCTCGCCCACCACGCACACCATGCCGCCCTGGTCAAGGTGGTCTTCCTCAACAAGCTCCCCGCCTTGCTCTTCATGCGCCAGCCCCGAACAGCTGCGAGCGCCAGCGGCTGCGGCAGAGGAGGCGGGCCCAGGAGCAGAAAGAGGGGGGGCGGGTCGGGGAGGCGGCGGCCTGATGGTGGGGCTTGGACTGGGCGCCGCCGGGGGCAACGGGGGAGGGGGCTCCGCCGGCTTGTTCGGCAAAGAGAACAGCGATCCCTGCACCTGCTACGTCAACCGGGGCGTCCGTCAAGCAGTTCGCGGGGGAGCTGGGCGGTTCGGCGGGGGTGGGCGGGTCGATGGATGGCCTGAACGGGCTCAGGGAGGGCCGCGAGGGAAACTCGGGGAACGTACCCCGGGGGAAACAGGCAACAGGGGGTCCTGTCCTGACCCAGGCCCTGCTGGGCAGGCTGCCCTGGGTTTGAGGAGGCCGTGGGACGGCGTGCGCTTCATCGCCAACCACATGAAGAACGAGGACGACGACCAGAGCGTGAGTATTCTGCTCATATCAgaggtccccaattactttttaaacagagatttttcatctatttttcgatatattactagtcttacctttactaagaaattaaaaaaaaaatttttggtagggaaatttaaaaaaaatcttccttctgggcatttctccaaaaattctcgcggaccataaatcaacctgtcacgggccggacgtggccccgcgggccgcctattggagACCCCTGGCTCATATGCTCCCTAATTAGACAGACTGTCAACGTGTGTTACGCAACAATAACAATCCAGAACATGAATCGTTGCGTCATAGTTAGCCAGGGAAGCTCCGGACGGGTAAGTAGCACAGAAAGTCATACATCACGATGTTAAAGGGACAGAAAATGTAAATGCCTGCACGGGTTGGTGGCTTGTCGTGTTGAGAAGCAGTTTCAGCAGGCTCGGGCCCCATTTATGAGACGTTTGTGAGCGTTTTTTGTCCCCTGTTTGGATGCCACGCTGCAGGCGCCACGTTGTCCGCTGGAAGGACGACGTGGCGCCGTCACACGGACTCAGCGCTGAGACGCTCTACCGGAGACGGGAGAAAACGCGCGAGCCCAAATCGACCTTTGTAGCCAAGATGGCGGCTTACACGTGACTTGCAAAGCAGCGAGTACGaatccagtggttctccacctttttgggggtcctggaccccctgcgtatttttggtacggaccccttgcaattacaccacggaccactaggggtccgcggacccccggttgagaaacactgtattagacTAACGGCGTCGCGGCGAGAGCAGGAATTGAGGCCCCAAATGCAGACGTGGAGACAGGTGAAACAAaagaccccgcccccccccctcccttttttctccccaattatatccggccaattatccccactcttctgagccttcccgctCGCtgttccagcccctctgccgatccggggagggctgcaggccaccacatgcctcctcccaggcGGTTCTCGTTCCCTCGTCGTAGCAGAACGTACGAAAAGTAATGCACTAAAATTTGTATGTGACCCACGAAATCGTGGGACAGGCTGTGATCACGTGACCTGGGCGCTGGCTGTCGTGAAAACAAAAAATGGCGGACGttcttttattctcagtggaaaatgcgaCCCTAACCCGAACCCGAACCCGAACCCTATGTTACAAATCATCAAATCTTACAGAATCCTAACAAGTGACTTTGGTAACAAGCTACTCTGCAAAACGTTGATCAGTCAAATTTGTCAAACACTGTTTTTCTTGTTGGCAAAATCGACTGGTTTCATGGCAAACTAGCTATTTAAATCCCCAATTTCCGCACGTACCCTTACCTGTGGTGGAGGGAGGTAGCCTCACCTGTAGGTGGAGGGAGGTAGCCtcgcctgtagtggagggaagtagcctcgcctgtagtggagggaggtagcctcgcctgtagtggagggaagtagcctCGCCTGTAGTGGAGGGAGGTAGCCTCGCCTGTCGTGGAGGGAGGTAGCCTCGCCTGTAGTGGGAGGAGGTAGCCTCGCCTGTAGTGGAGGGAGGTAGCCTCGCCTGTAGTGGAGGGAGGTAGCCTCGCCTGTAGTGGAGGGAGGTAGCCTCGCCTGTAGTGGAGGGATGTAGCCTCGCCTGTAGTGGAGGGAGGTAGCCtcgcctgtagtggagggaagtagcctcgcctgtagtggagggaggtagcctcgcctgtagtggagggagtagcctcgcctgtagtggaggaggtagcctcgcctgtagtggagggaggtagcctcgcctgtagtggagggaggtagcctcgcctgtagtggagggaggtagcctcgcctgtagtggagggaagtagcctcgcctgtagtggagggaggtagcctcgcctgtagtggagggaagtagcctCGCCTGTAGTGGAGGGAGGTAGCCTCGCCTGTCGTGGAGGGAGTAGCCtcgcctgtagtggagggaagtagcctCACCTGTggctaccaaaatgccggtactttgcagtaatggaaaacgaaaaaagggcgagtcgagccgagtccagtccagtccagtccagtccagtccagtcgagccggtaccacgtagtggaaaaggggcatgtaTAGATACACAGAAACTTGACTGAATATCAACAGCAGCTTCGGGGCAAACGGGTAATAAACAGGACGGGATTCCGGGCTGGATGGTGTTGTCTGAGCGGGACAAGACACGCGAGGTGGAAAACCAGAGCTGGACTTGCGGGAACTGGGTGCTGTGACAAACAGCGTCGTTTAATGCAGGAAAAAGGTGTAAAAACACGGTTTGACGTACTGGCCTATGACGCCATTACTTGGCGTCTCACTCGCTGTGTGCAGAGCTGGCATGATGTCAGAGAATTTACACGCGAGAGCCGGGtcgggggcgggggagggggggtcacacGCGAGAGCCGGGtcgggggcgggggagggggagtcCTCGGGGGGGGCTCTCTGAGTGGTTTAGAAAAGTTTCATTGGCAGCGTTAATGAAATCATCCCGATGAGGGAATTCAGCTTCAAAAGCACTGATGTGGGGACACTGATCGTTTGGCTATTTGATCTCTTTGGTTTCAGTCATCCGCACGATTCGTTAGTTTTGCATCATCATCACCTCCCTAACGGTGTTTCCGTCACGTGTTTGCGTCTCTTTACCGTGTTGCTGCACAGCAGTGCCGTGCAGCTCCGGCATTTTACCGAGCATGTGCGAACGAGACGGATCGGGCAACCCGTCACAGGCCTCGGAATATTAAGCAGGAGTTGTAATTATAGCCGCTGGGTGACGTGAGCATAGCGAAGGAGCACGACTGGGTTCTCCTGGCCCAGGAAGACAGGAGCGGAGTCTGAGAAAAGGAGGACAGCCGCTGTGTTCCTCTTTTTCCCCCGAGGCCTCGCAGGGGAGCAGCTTTTTCTCCTGCAGCGAAAAAGGCCCTGACGCATGGAATTAGCCGTACTCTGTAATTCTGTCCATCATTCTCCCTAGTTACCTCACACCGTCGCCATGCCGACCGCCTCGAAGGCCTCCCCTCGCTTGTCTTGGTACGGAGTGcatcagtaaccccccccccaaccacccaccTATTCTGTAACCCCCCCTCACCCTCCTCCTCATCAGGTCTCGTCGGTACTCTGTAATTCTGTCCATCATCCTCCCTAGTTACCTCACACCGTCGCCATGCCGACCGCCTCGAAGGCTTCCCCTCCTGTCTTGGCATGGGAGTGCATcagtaacccccccccaaccacccaccTATTctgtaaccccccctcccctcctcctcatcAGGTCTCGTCGGTACTCTGTAATTCTGTCCATCATTCTCCCTAGTTACACACACCGTCGCCATGCCGACCGCCTCGAAGGCCTTCCCCTCCTGTCTTGGCATGGGAGTGCATCAGTAACCACCCCCAACCACCCACCTATTCTgttacccccctcccctcctcctcatcAGGTCTCGTCGGGTACTCTGTAATTCTGTCCATCATTCTCCCTAGTTACCACACACCGTCGCCATGCCGACCGCCTCGAAGGCCTCCCCTCCTGTCTGGCATGGGAGTGCATCAGTAATCCCCCCCAACATATTTTGTAAGCCCCCCCCAATCAGGTCTCGTCTACACAGGGGTGTCCAGCGTCAGCCCGAACTCCCCCTTGTTCCTcgcttcctctcatctctaccgCTCACGCCGCCCTTGGCCGTCCTCCTTGACCTGTGCTGGACCTCATCAGTGCCGTGTGGCAAAGCGAGTCTCCACTCCCCATTAACCCTTAACCTCCATTAACCCTCGACATAGGCtaaaggcagaggagagagagagagagagagagagagagagagacaaactaggtgggagatacagagagagcgAAAAAAGAACGAGGGAGAGTTTTGAAGGTGTCAGTCTGTTGACTTCACAGCAACATGACCCGGACTTGACCCGGTCTCAGCCAGGTGCGGACTAATGATAATTCCTCAAGACTTCTTTCAATTAATAATGTCTCTCAAACTTGAAAAACTGAACATGGAGGTCTGAGACATCCCTCCCCAGCCTTGGAggagatccaaaaaaaaaacaaagcctaAATAGACACTGGACTCGTCTCCTCAGAATCCTTAAAATCCTGACTCGGCCCGCTAAAGACTCGTTCTGGACTTGAGTAGATCCGGAATACAAGGCTACTGTtgacttctttcttcttcttcttcttcttcttcttcttcttcttcttcttcttcttcttcttctttttttcccctcttttataatccttctctctccccctcccaatCCACACAGGTGAGCGAGGACTGGAAGTACGTTGCCATGGTGATCGACCGGCTGTTCCTGTGGATCTTCGTGTTCGTGTGCGTGTTCGAACGGTGGGCATGTTCCTGCAGCCGCTCTTCCAGAACTACACAGCCAAGACCATCACCAGCTCGCCAGGCTGACCAATCACAACCCGCTGACACGCTGACGGACAGCTCCCCACCCAATCAGCACAGCAGGACCGGGGTCGGAACAGGgaaaaggggggaggaggggaatgggggggcgggggggagtatCTGGGTTTTACTAACGTTTGTGGAACCGGTACCGGAACCGGAACTGAACAGCAACCACACACCCATTACCTTTATAGtaacgtttttgttttgtttttttttgttgcaaagaaCAGAAAAAGGGGTTTAcatgagaggagaagaagaagaagaagaagaagaagaagaagacgaagaagaagaagaagaagaaaaaaacaacggaGACATCGTCATCTCATTAACCGcagccgcccccctccccccccgcacGCCCGCGCGCGCGCGAGTCGATTAATTAATGCACTCATCTCCCCTTTCTGGCGGAAAGTTCCCTTCCTCCCCCCGCCCTCCGACGGGGGGGGAAGGGAAGCTCGCGAAGTTAGGCCAGCCAATCAGCGCGCTCTACCTCAATCAAGCCGACCGCTCGATTGACGCACGTCCCGCCTCCCACCGCTGCAGAGATTGATTGATGCCGCTGGGAGCCAATCAGAAAGGGAAGGGGAGTTCTAACGCCTTCTTGTTTACCCTTTTCTTTTATTTGTTGCTTTCTCAGATCCGCTACTCCGAGTATATTTGACCGCAGCgtagcgttgtgtgtgtgtgtgtgtgtgtgtgtgtgtgtgtgtgtgtgtgtgtgtgtgtgtgtgtgtgtgtgtgtgtaatccttaagcgtcctctctctctctgtatattatGAGTCCATGCAGGGATCCATTGCTGGTCGGGAGGCCGTGGCGTGTTGCAGGATCCTGTAGACTAAAGAAGAATGTGATAAACTGTACTCTGCACCGCCCGTGGCGCGCACGAACGCTGTAGgtgcaccagagagagagagggggggcagacatgACCCGGAACATGACCCGGATCATGACCCGGCAGTAAGGACACAGGAGGCGTGACGCGGCGTATTGGTTACTCGGTGCGGGTCAAGAGGGGCCGGTGTATAAATGTCGCATGAGCGGATGTCCGCGTGACACAGGCCTGTACATTAGGCAGCGTGCGGTCAGGGGTGCAGGACCggaaccacccccaccccctcccacccccaccccaccccggtaGATTCGGCCAGGACGGAGGAGCGTGACTTTTCTCACGGAAATGAAGCTGTCGTGTGTACCAATATGTAAACTGCACAAGTGTTTGGTTTCCTGTCCTTGCTGTGATTTACGTATCGGGAGTAAGACAGCGTCTCATGACGTCACTTCctatctctcctcctcctcctccttgtgcGGTGTGGAAAGTCACATTGTTATGAGCGCATCTGCACACCAAGTCCATAGTTATTACATGATGTCCTCTGTTCATTTATGTAATGGTCagagtctctctccccccccccccctctctcccccctctctccccctctgtgtgtgtgtgtgttgtgtgtgtgtgtgtgtgtgtgtgtgtgtgcacgacccCATACCCAATGCATTTTCACATCTGTCGGATGCAGTGTGCAGGAGAGCGTGCTTCCCTCCGTGTCTTCCCAAcccccctctctcaccccccagccccccaccccatCTCCCCCTTCTATGTACACATCCAGTTATGTCATTTTACTCCACTTAGGTGACGATGACCTACAATACTTAACCACTTACTCATTAgggcagcccccctccccctcctcctcttggtATCTGATCATTTTGGAGTGGCCGATTTGTCGATTTTAACCGCCTCTCCCTCGTCTTTCTGTCcaccttttttcttgtttttgttgttgcctgttcttTATTCGGCACCTCTCCATTGTGGACCCCCGGCTCCGAGGTTCTGAAGGAGGAGGACCACGAAAGCTCACGAAACAAACTATATGCTGTGcagacacttacacacacacttagCTTGACTCGGCCCTTTATTAAACCGAGCAGGCGCTGCAGGATGGTAAACCGCCCTGAAGGGATTCTGGGGGAGTTGAGctttaaatgaaaaagaaaatgatCAGAAGACAAACAGAAGGccgagcacagacaggagtgacgACGGGAGGACGTGCAGGCCCAGACCAGGTAATAAATAAGCCGGCAGACTGGAGCGCCACAGGAGGCGAAGCAGAGCAGACACTGGCATGCACAACGATGACAACAACCATAtttaacacaggggagaacgcTGCAGCAGGGACACAACAGACACGTCTACTGGAGAAGGGGAAAGTAGGACaaaccggcggcggcggcgagagTGAGAGCGATCCAGGAAGAAGGGGGAGGGAAGGAGACGCGGAAGCGGCACGGCGGACTGGGACGAGGAACCGAGAGTGCGGTCATGGAAGTCTCTGCGAGTCTCGTCAAACTCGCCGTCGGTCTGGGACATGACGGAATATTCACATTCATCCGCTCAGTGAGCGGCATGGCACGGCCATGGCCTGGCCtcgctcccactctctctctctctctctccccccccgccccccccctctctctctgcacacTAGAGGATGGAATcacccgggggggaggggggggtgtcccAAACAAATCCCTAGCAAGTGTGAAAAGCCTATCAGAGACCTGTGAAAACTGTTGGCTGCACGACTAGACACAAAATGCTGCCGGTTCGTCTCCCTGCGAGCTTTTCACctctgccttcttcttcttcttcttcttttgggctCTTTTCTTTTATCCTTTGTCCCATCTTTTTAACCCATTCCGTCGTGTGtcgtcccccacccccaccccatcttCCACACCCGACCTTCATACTGTCTGCTCCTGTGCATACCTTAACCGCTCTAATAAAGGTTGTAGGGTTCAGATAAGGGTGTCTGTGTTCATGGTGCGTTTTTCCAGGGGAAGTCGACGCGCACATGGATCACACGAACGTCTGCGTGCGTGGGCGCTGCCCGAACCCGCCATTAATCTTGCACCACAggatataagaaagaaagaaacattcCTGGCTTTCTAATATTAATGCTGCTTAacttccttcacacacacacacacacacaaacgcacacacacacgcacacagggctCTTCCCTCTAGGAAGCAGGCTTAGTCAAGGTCATACAGAGTCCCTACTATTCAGCTTTCAAAGACACTTTGTGGATGTGGGAACCAGAGCAGCAGTTGATACTTGGTTGTACGTTGCggtacagtagtatagtagtatt is a window of Lampris incognitus isolate fLamInc1 chromosome 9, fLamInc1.hap2, whole genome shotgun sequence DNA encoding:
- the chrnb2 gene encoding LOW QUALITY PROTEIN: neuronal acetylcholine receptor subunit beta-2 (The sequence of the model RefSeq protein was modified relative to this genomic sequence to represent the inferred CDS: inserted 9 bases in 8 codons; deleted 4 bases in 4 codons; substituted 1 base at 1 genomic stop codon) codes for the protein MLVCHCRXLRADTEERLVEHLLNPAHYNKLIRPATNGSELVTVQLMVSLAQLISVHEREQVMTTNVWLTQEWQDYRLTWVPEEFDGMMKVRLPSKHIWLPDVVLYNNADGMYEVSFYSNAVVSHDGSIFWLPPAIYKSACKIEVKHFPFDQQNCTLRFRSWTYDRTEIDLVLRTDVASMDDFTPSGEWDIIALPGRRNENPADPTYVDITYDFIIRRKPLFYTINLIIPCVLITSLAILVFYLPSDCGXKMTLCISVLXALTVFLLLISQNRPPHVLDVPLVGXYLMFTMVLVTFSIVTSVCVLNVHHRSPTTHTMPPWXKVVFLNKLPALLFMRQPXNSCERQRLRQRRRAQEQKEGGRVGEXGGLMVGLGLGAAGGNGGGGSAGLFGKENSDPCTCYVNRASVKQFAGELGGSAGVGGSMDGLNGLREGREGNSGNVPRGKQATGGPVLTQALLGRXCPGFEEAVDGVRFIANHMKNEDDDQSVSEDWKYVAMVIDRLFLWIFVFVCVFXTVGMFLQPLFQNYTAKTITSSPG